A single Atribacterota bacterium DNA region contains:
- a CDS encoding MurR/RpiR family transcriptional regulator produces MIKNSTLLQQSIQKKFDELTASQQKIAQYLLKNYEKAAFLTAAKLGKEVGISESTVVRFATVLGYSGYPELQIVLQDMIKEQLTTVNKLKHSINNVYKGKDILYQVLQSDLDNLENTMNEVSPQSFEQLIDLILKSDVIYIVGLRTAASMALFFNQALSLFLRNTKSITYGMEDLFEQIAGINKKDLLIAISFPRYTRRTVEIVEIANKKGAKTAAITDNILSPIAQKSNVSLIARSNLNSFVNSFTAPLSIINAIVTAVSIRKGKQTFKKLSELENMWDMHDVFY; encoded by the coding sequence ATGATAAAAAATAGTACATTACTACAACAATCCATCCAAAAAAAATTTGATGAATTAACTGCCAGCCAGCAAAAAATTGCTCAATATTTATTAAAAAACTATGAAAAAGCAGCTTTTCTGACTGCTGCCAAATTAGGAAAAGAAGTAGGAATAAGTGAATCAACCGTTGTAAGGTTTGCAACTGTATTAGGTTACAGTGGTTATCCTGAACTACAGATAGTGCTTCAAGATATGATTAAAGAGCAGCTGACGACTGTAAATAAGTTAAAACATTCAATCAACAACGTATACAAAGGGAAAGACATTCTTTACCAGGTATTACAATCAGATTTAGACAATTTAGAAAATACAATGAATGAGGTTTCTCCACAATCCTTTGAACAACTTATTGATCTTATTTTAAAATCAGATGTTATATATATTGTAGGTTTGAGAACCGCTGCCTCAATGGCTTTATTCTTTAACCAGGCATTAAGTTTATTTTTAAGAAATACCAAAAGCATTACATATGGGATGGAGGATTTATTTGAACAAATAGCAGGTATTAATAAAAAAGACTTATTGATAGCCATTAGTTTTCCAAGATATACCCGTAGAACTGTTGAAATAGTAGAAATAGCAAATAAAAAAGGTGCCAAAACAGCTGCTATAACAGATAATATTCTATCTCCAATTGCGCAAAAATCTAATGTTTCTTTAATTGCCAGGAGTAATTTAAATTCATTTGTGAATTCTTTTACTGCACCATTAAGCATTATAAATGCTATCGTTACTGCGGTAAGTATAAGAAAGGGCAAACAAACCTTTAAAAAATTATCTGAGTTGGAAAATATGTGGGATATGCATGATGTATTTTATTAA
- a CDS encoding cyclodeaminase/cyclohydrolase family protein produces MIKDKKIKSFLDMLASKSPTPGGGSTAALVGAMSAALLSMVGNLTIGKEKYQDVQEDIRRLLKKSEKLRDDFERLIDEDVDAFNQFMAIMKLPKETKEQMEDRNKKIQTALIEAANVPLEIARRSRDVLFICKEISEKGNKNVISDAGVGAILADATLESAILNVKINLTMIKEKKIKIQLDNEIKEIRDSVKGKKDNSLKVVLNRI; encoded by the coding sequence ATGATAAAAGATAAAAAGATAAAAAGTTTTTTAGATATGTTAGCCTCAAAATCTCCAACACCTGGTGGCGGCAGTACTGCCGCATTGGTAGGAGCTATGAGTGCAGCATTGCTGTCCATGGTTGGAAATTTGACTATCGGGAAGGAGAAATACCAGGATGTGCAAGAAGATATTAGGAGATTATTGAAAAAAAGTGAGAAATTAAGAGATGATTTTGAAAGACTTATAGATGAGGATGTTGATGCATTTAACCAGTTTATGGCGATTATGAAATTGCCTAAAGAAACAAAAGAACAAATGGAAGATAGAAATAAAAAAATACAAACTGCTCTTATTGAAGCTGCAAATGTACCTTTAGAAATTGCGAGAAGAAGTAGAGATGTACTATTTATATGTAAAGAAATTTCGGAGAAGGGAAATAAAAATGTAATCAGTGACGCCGGAGTGGGTGCAATACTTGCAGATGCTACTTTAGAAAGTGCGATATTAAATGTAAAAATAAACCTAACCATGATTAAGGAGAAAAAAATTAAAATTCAGCTGGATAATGAAATAAAAGAAATTAGAGATTCAGTAAAAGGTAAAAAGGATAATTCATTAAAAGTAGTATTAAATAGGATTTAA